The Methanothermobacter sp. CaT2 DNA window TCTGACTGACCTCAACGCCCTGGACGCCATCAGAATCATAAGCAGGTGCCTCCCATCTGCCGTTGATGAACCCGGGAACATGGAGTACCGTGAGGGTATGATGCTTGCAAGCCTCGAGGCTGGTCTTGCATTCTCAAATGCCAGTCTGGGACTTGTCCATGCAATGGCCCACAGCCTTGGAGGCAAACTTGACATGGCCCACGGTGAGGCCAATGCACTGCTACTTGAACACGTGATAGAATTCAACTACCCTGGAGCCAGTGAACGGTACCATGAAATCGCACGGGCAATGGGCCTCAGGGGCTCGGGGCCCGCCGAGCTCATTGATTACATCCGGGAATTCAGGTCCGGTATAGGGATCGACATGACCCTGGAGGATCTCGGCGTCGGGGAGGACGACATACCTGAACTTGCAGAGGCCTCAATGAAGGACCCCTGCATTGTAACAAACCCTGTACGGCCCTCAATTGAAGATGTTGAGGCCATATTCAGGAGGGCCCTCTGAGGTGCTGGTGAAATGTCTGATAGAGACTGGGAAACCCTCCGGGAAAAGATAATCGGATTCGGTGAGAAATCCGTAAGGAAGAGCTACTACCCGAGACTTCAGGAGTCAATGGCCGAACTTGAGAGGTTCAGAAAACTCCTTGACTGCACAGATGACGCCATATTCCTGGTTAAAATCCCTGGTGGTGAACTCGTGGATGCCAACCGTTCAGCCTGCGTAAGGTTAGGATACTCCACCAGGGACATCCCGGGACACGTGGTATACGATCTCCTGCCAGGGGAACTCCACAATGTATTCCATGGAATACTGGAGGGTGATGAGGACAGGGTGACCATGGATGGTCGTTTACTTAAGAGGGACGGCGATGAGGTGCCCGTTGAGATAAAGGTAAACATCCTTGATTTTAAGGGTGATAGATACGCTGTGCTCGTTGCCAGGGATATAAGCGAAAGGCTGAGGATGGAGTCAGAGCTGATGAAATCCCTCAGGGAGAAGGAGGTCCTTCTGAGTGAGATACACCACAGGGTCAAGAACAACCTCCAGATAATATCAAGCCTTCTGAGCCTCCAGAGCCATGGTATCGATGACCCATCATGCAGGTCTCTTCTTTCAGAAAGTCAGGACCGGATAAGGTCAATGGCACTCATACATGAACAGCTCTACCGCTCAGGGGACTTCAGCTCCATAGAATTCTCATCATATGCCTCAAGGCTCCTCAAGAACCTTAAAAGATCATACGCCGCCGGGAAGAATATCGAGGTATCAGTGGACACCGAAAGCGTGAAGCTCAGCCTTGAAACATCAATACCTCTGGGGCTCATACTAAGCGAACTGGTGACCAACGCCCTCAAACATGCATTTAAGGGAAGAGATAGTGGTAATATAATTGTTAAATTTAAAAAGGATGGTGATTACTGCGTCCTTGAGGTCAGGGATGATGGTGTGGGTTTCAATGAGGAGAAGATCAGGAACAGCGCCTCCCTGGGCTTTAGACTTGTTGAAATACTCACAGAACAGCTGGACGGATCACTGACATACTCCGGAGAGAACGGAGGACTTTTCAGAATAAGGTTCAGAGAAACCCTCTACAAAGACAGACTGACCAACTAAAGACCCGAAACACTTTTCATACTCTGAGAGGATGATACACATTATACCGTCTCAAGCTTTATTAAAGGCTTAAAAGGTTAAATAAAGGTTCTTGTATCTCTGAAGGTGGTGAAGGGCCATTTCAGGGCCCCATCAAAGCCCATGGAAAGCATTATAAATGGTGCCCTATGTTAATATGAATATGGTTAGATTCAACAGGGAAGAGGTCAGGGACATTCTCGTGTCCATGGTTGTAATTGCAGGCGTATTCGCCTATGTTTTCTCAGGAAAGAACATTCAGACTGCAGTGGTTCTTCTTCCAGCAACCCTGATCACGGTTGGCCTTGGATTTGTCCTCCATGAGATAGCCCATAAACTGATGGCCATAAGGTACGGTTTCTGGGCAGAATACAGGCTATGGTTTGAGGGCCTTCTGCTTGCACTGGTAACGGCCTACTTCGGATTTGTCTTTGCAGCCCCCGGTGCGGTCTACATCCATGGCAACTACATTGAGAGGGATGTGAACGGTAAGATATCCCTTGCAGGACCCCTAACAAATATAATCCTTGCAATCATGTTCCTCATGGTATCCACGGTACTCCCATCACCCATCAACCAGGTGGCATTCCTTGGATACGCTGTCAACAGCTTCCTCGCCCTCTTCAACCTCATACCCCTAGCGGTGCTTGATGGGGCCAAGGTTTTCAGGTGGAACCCCCTGATCTGGCTCCTTGCAGCCGCAGCTGCATTTGCTCTGACATTCAACAGCATGTTCTGAGTGGTTAAGATGTTCCGGGATATTCCTGTCAGGTACATTGGATGCACCCACAGGGCCGTGAGGCCCTCCGAAACCCTGAAGGCCTTCAGGGACAAACTCTCCATGATAGGTGTTACAAGGATCACCGAGATAACACACCTCGACCGCATCGGCATACCCGTATTCTCCGCCATAAGACCAACAGCAGAGGATGGGGCTGTGAGCATATACGCCGGTAAGGGCGCCACCAGAACCCAGGCAAGGGCCTCCGCCATGATGGAGGCCTTTGAGAGGTATTCAGCAGAAAGAAAACCCGAAGATGAAACATTCACAGCACAGCCAGAGGACTGTGACGGCCTTGACCCTGAGTCACTGATACTTCCAGGATCTGCTGATCTGAAATCTGAACTGGAGTGGATTAATGCAGAGAACCTCACCGGTGATGAGGAGGTCCCGGTACCTGCAAATGCTGTTTTTCATCCATACAACCCTCCGGAAGGCTGCATGAGTCTGTTCCGATCAAACACCAATGGACTTGCATCAGGGAATGCGAGGGAGGAGGCCATATTCCACGGGCTGATGGAGGTGATTGAAAGGGATGCCTGGAGCCTCTTCGAGGCTAGGAGGGGTCCCAAAGTGGAGGTTGACTGCTCAGGGACGGATAATGATATAATATCAGGGCTCCTTGAGAAGTTCCATGCCGCTGGTGTGGAGGTGACCCTGGTTGACCTTACAGCGGACACAGGGGTTGCGACGGTGGCTGCGGTTGCAGATGACACCGTCCTAAAGGATCCGGCCCTCCTCACCATGGGCGTCGGGACCCACCTTGACCCTGAAATTGCGGTTATAAGGGCCCTTACAGAGGTCGCCCAGAGCAGGGCCACCCAGATACATGGAACCCGGGAGGACACCGTCAGGGCCGAGTTCATGAGACGTGCCGGGTATGAACGTATGAAGAGACTCAACAGGCACTGGTTCAGTGAACCGGAGGACACGATTACCCTGGATGACATGGAGGACCTCTCAACAAGGTCATTCATGGGAGACCTTGAGATAACCCTCAGGAAACTGCATGAAGCCGGGCTGAAGGATGTTTTCTATGTTGACCTCACCCGTGATGTGGGGGTCCCCGTCGTCAGGGTCATAGTTCCGGGGCTTGAGGTCTTCTCTGTTGACCCAGAACGTGTGGGGCGTCGCATCAGGTCCTCCATCTGAGGAGTCTGTAAAAGACCGGATTCTATCAAAGGTGTTCCCAAATCAGGAGCTCCCTCCTTCTGCTAGCCACAACAAACATCAGCAGCACATCATCTAAAAGATTAATTATCAGCGCCAAGATACCAACCAACATGCATGGTAAGAAAATAATCATCTTCACGGGACCATCCCTATCACACACTGAAGCCTCCAGTATCCTTGAAGCCGAGTACAGGCCACCGGTGAGGAGGGGTGACATCCAGGAGGCCATGAAGGAGAACCCTGACATAATAGGCATAATAGACGGTGTTTTCCACCAGAGCCCTGCTGTTGGTCACAGGGAGATCATTGATGCCATCAGGAGGGGTGTGAAGGTGGTTGGAGGGGCCAGCATGGGGGCCCTGAGGGCCTCAGAGCTCAGTGACCTTGGAATGGTGGGTGTTGGCCGCATCTTCAGATCATACCTTGAGGGTGAAATCGAATCGGATGATGACGTTGCAGTTGCCTTTAACCCTGAAACCCTGGAGCCCCTCTCTGATTCCCTTGTCAGCATAGAATTCAACCTTAAAAGAGCCCTCAGGAGGGGTGTGATAAGAGAGGATGATTTCAGGAAACTTATGAATACCGCGAGGAACCTCTTCTACCCCCTCCGTAATTACAGGAGGATCCTCCATGAAAGCGGGATCCCTGATGATGTTAAAGAATCCCTGCGCTCTTTCCTTGAATCAGAGGGCAGGGACCTTAAAAGGGAGGACGCACTGGAGGTCATCCGTCATATAAAGAGACTTGCATATACAGAATAGGTTCCAGAAAGTAAAAAGCGGACAGAACTACACATAACAGAACCCTAAATAGGCAGGAGATAACACTGAACTAAACCACATAACAGGACCATGACTGCTGAAAAATAAAAGAGACTACAGCGAATTATGATGAACCTCACAGGACTATGGATGTGTTATCATGGATCTTGAATCAAAGGTTGAAAGGGTTAAGATGGCCCTCAGGGGTGAGAGGATCGCCGTTGGATTCTCGGGTGGTGCTGACAGCACAGCTCTCCTTGATATGGCTGCAGATGTTGCTGATGCTGTGGTCGCCTTCACCGTGGATACCGGTGTGATGCCCCGTGGCTTCATTGAGGGGGCTTCAGGTATAGCCAGGGATATCGGTGTTGAACATGTGGTGCTTGAGATGAATCTCCTTGATAACCCTGAATTTGCGAAAAATGCTGCCGACAGGTGCTTTGTGTGTAAGAACATCATATACAGTTCCATAATCAGGGAAGCTCATAACAGGGGCCTTGATGTGGTTGTAGACGGAACCACAGCCAGTGACATGTTCGAGGACCGCCCTGGGGTCCTTGTAAATCACATGCTTGGAATAAAAACACCCCTACTGGACGCCGGGATGAAGAGAAGTGATGTGATTGAATACCTCAGGTCCAGGGGACTTAACTATCTGGAGGAAACCACCTGCCTTGCAACGAGGATCCGGACAGATGAAGAAATCACCCCCGAGATTATAAACAGGGTCTCCTATGCTGAAAGCCTCATCAGGGGCTTTTACGGTTATGGAAAGGTCCGTGTCCGCCATGAAGGGGGATCCGCCATAATAGAGGTTGATGAACCAGAAAGGCTCCTTGAGGCGGCCATCATAAGGCACCTGGATGATGAGCTGAGGGCCGTTGGATTCAGCAGGGTCCTCCTTGACATTACAGGAACCAGAAATACCGGTGATGATGCCATGATCTACAGGCCCTGCCGTGACGCTGAATCAAGGATAATGTTCGAGGTTAAGCTGCCCTACAGCATAGATATTGCCGGGACCTGCAGGGAACTCATGGATAGGGAGCCAAGGTGTTCAGAGAAGATGGGGGTCATAATGCTGGAGATCGGTGATGGGAACATCACCATCTTCAGGAACGGGAAGATCGTTGCAAGGAGGGTCAAAGACCAGGATGAAGCAGAGAATCTCCTCCTTGAGGTACTACCCCACATAATAAGGGAGCCTGTCAGTTAATGAACCAGCAAAAAGGATTGCGGGAAACCTGGAGGCTCCAGTTAACTGAAGCCACTAGAGAACCCTCCTCACATTCTCATCCACCCTTCTCCTGAAGGATGTCATCCTCCTGAGGAGACCCCTTGAGTCAGGGCCCCTCAGAATCAGGTCCTCCTCAATACTGAAGTGTACGCCGTCGGCGCTTATCTCATTGAAGACCACCTCAACCTCATTCGAGTCATCGGGGATGTCATTGGTCCTCAGATCGTAGTCAACAAGTAGTTCATCATGCTCCAGGACATCTGAAACAGCGGCCTTGAGCGTCATCTCCAGTACATCCAGAAATGTTTCTATGACCGGGAGGTCGTTCCACCAGCAGTATCCGAGGAGCATCTTGAGCTGTATATCCCTTATTGAGACCTCTCCATGGTTCTTAACTGCAACTGTGAGAACCCCCCGGGAGGTTCTCAGCGTTATCCTCTGGTCAGTCATTTCCATCAATGAGAGCATTTATAAGGTCATTGGCCCTTGCAAGTCCAACGAGGTCTCCTTCATAGTCTATGATGGGTATCTGCTCAATCTTCCTCCTCTTCATCTTTTCTGCGCAGGAGGTTACGGTTGCTGATGTGGTTGCAGTCACAATATCCGTGGTGGCAACATCCCTGACCTCCTTGTCAGGGAATCTCAGCTGATTCTTTATAACATATAGGACGTTCTTGCTGTCCCATGACCACCTGTCACCCTCTGTACCGACTGAAGTGTTGTGGACTGTGCTCTCTGAGACAACCTCACTCTCATTTATGAAGTCTGTCTCTGTGAGGACACCTGATAGTTTTCCCCTGTTGTTGAGGGCGAGGAGCACCTTTAACTTGAAGTACCGCATTATCTCAAAGGCAACGTTGAGTGGTGTCCTGTCCCATGTGGTGGGGATGTTGCGTGTCATGTAATTCTCAACCGGTTCCTGGATGTCCATCTCAGCGATGGCCCCTGCAACGAGGTCATAGCTTGTCACTATACCCACAAGCCTGTCCCCATCCACAACAGGGACCCTGCGGATGTTGTTCTCCAGCATCCGCTCTGCAGCCACCCTGACGTCATCATCAGGAGATACTGTAACCGGGTTTCTTGTCATTATGAGGGCTATCTGCTCCTCATCAGGGTTTTCAACAAGATCAGATCTTGTTATTATACCTACAAGTTCTTCTGTCCCCTTCTTAACCACGGGAAGCCCTGAAACATTCTTCTTTCTCATGAGTTCAAGGGCTGTTGCCCTGTTCCCTGGTACGGTAACATAGTGTATGTTCTCTGACATTATCTCCCTTACAAGCATGACCAACACCAAAATTAATTCGTAAAAAAAGTTTTTTCAGTGAACCACGAGGACCGGGCAGCCTGCGGATCTTACAACCTTCTCGGCCACGCTTCCCAGAAGGAACCTGTCAAGACCGTGTTTGCCTGAGGTACCCATTACCACAAGGTCCACGCCCTCCTTCTCCACTGTCCTCAGTATGGCATCTGCAGGTGAACCCTCATCGGTCCTCAGTGTTAACTTTATATCAGCCCCTGACTCCTCAACAAGCTTTTTAACAGCCTCCAGGGACCTTGAGGCCTCCTCCTCGAGCATCTCCCGCAACCTTATTATAAGGTCGTCGGCTGGTAGACCCACCAGTGAAGATGTCTCCATAACGGTTAAAGCAATTATTTCAGCTCCGCTTTCCCTGGCAATCCATATTGCATGTTCAGCAGCCTTATTGGCCTGTTTTGAGCCGTCGGTCGGGAGCGGGATTTTACTGTACATAGCCTCACCTCTTAACTAGTTTACCTTTTATTATTAAATATATTATATTTTTCGATTCTGTCCGGTTTATGATTGAGAGATATGGATCATCTGACACTTTCTCAACAAGGATGAGGTCCGCGGGGAAGCCCTCCTCAATCACGCCTGTGCCTGTGAAGGCTGATGTGTTGGATGTGGCCATCCTCAGCACCTCCACCGGTGGGAAGTAGCTGCGTGTGCATCCCCTTGTGACCTTGAGTGTGTACTCCATCTCACGCAGCATATCAGGGGAGTTGAACATGAGGTTGTCTGTGCCAAGGAGAAGGTTGATGCCCATCTCATGCATCCTCCTGATGGGGGGTATGCCAGATGAGAGCACCCCATTGGACCTGGGACAGAGGACCACCGACGCCCCCATCTCCCTCACAAGTTCAAGGTCCCCCCTGACAGGGTTTGTGAGGTGGACAAGGAGTTTGAATCCTGCTTTGAGGGCCCTTTCAACCTCACTCATGCCTGTATCCTCAAGGGACCTTCTCTGTGACTCCCTGTGCTCTGCAACGTGTATGGATGCTAGCTTCCCTGCCCTTTCACATTCCTCAACGATTATGGATGCTGTTTCATCCGTTATCTCACCCATACCGCTGGGGGCGAATCCATCTGAAACCTTCAGGACCCGCCTGACCCGCCGCCGGATCTCAGCCGGGGATGCCCCTGGATCAAAGACCACGGGATCCCTTCCAAGCACAATCCCTGAGATGGAGAGGTCAGTGAGGGCCTCCCTGAGGAGTTCAACACCCTCAGGGCCTCCCTCCCTGTAATCAATGAATGATCCTATCCCATGGGTGATCATGTCCCTGGCCGAGTTTCTCATGGCCTCCACGAGCATCCGGGGGGGTGAAGATTCCAGTATTCTGTGCTTGAGGCCATGAGGGGGCCTCACTATATCCTCAAGTGGTTTTCCATCACCCACATCAAGGGCGACTGAGTCCCCGATGTGGACGTGTGAATTTATGAGTGCAGGGCATACTATGAGGTTTGATGCATCTATTCTCTCGTCTGAGCTGACTCTTTCATCTGTTATCTCATTTATTATTCCATCCTCAATCACCAGGTTCTTCCGCTGGGGTGTGAGCTCAGGGCCCCTCAGGATGGTTCCATTTTCAACCACAAGCATGTTCATTTATAAGGGCGCCATGTTCTTTAATATTTTCTGGATACCTGGTTATTTTCCGGAGAAAAAGAACATATAAAGTGACAGAACCATCACTATTCACTTAAAGAAAGGAAGAAGAGGAAAAACTCTAAAACCTCCTCAGATTGTTTGTCTCGGACTTCTCAGCGACCCTGTTGTAGTAGTCCACCTTAACCGTGCCCCTGGAGTACCTGTAGTAAGTTTTAAGGGTGATGCTTGCACCGGGGTTAAGGGTTCCTGTGTAAACCTGTCTGTAGTTTTTTGTTGGGTAGCTGCCATACCAGACCCTTGTGTAGAAGTTTCTGGCAGCGGCTGTACCCTGATTCCTGATGTATATGTACAGTGTGCTACCTGATTTTCTGGTCCCTGTGACCACGAGATCCGGTTTCGGGTTTCCAACGGTTAATGTCTTCTTCTTAACTGATATGAGGCCATTGGGGTCTGTAGCTGTCAGTGAAACCGTGTAGTATCCCTCACGGGCATAGGTGTGTGTAACATTGGAACCGGTGGCGGTTGAACCATCACCAAAGTTCCATTTAAGTGTCAGGTCGTCCCCATCAGGGTCATATGAGGTTGAAGTGAATGCAAATGTCCTGATTGATGTTGAGCCACAGTAGGCGTAGCTGAAGTCAGCCACAGGTTTGCTTCCTGTGAAGGTGGGCCTGTTCTTTGTAATGTACCATTCCTCTGCAGCTGCATCATCGTAGGGTGTTGTCTGATTAAACCGGGGAAATGTTCCGTTCCAGTCCCCGACGAAGGCCGCGTATCCATGATCGTTGCGCCACACCTGCGTTCCATTGTACAGGGTGCTCTGATTTATAACCTCATAGTTCTGCTGGTTGGCCTCATAGAAGTTCCTGGCACCATTGAGGAAGTCATAGATTATCTCGGCACCATCCCATGCAGTTGCATAGTAGTTGGCCCCTGCCCCCGTGAACATCCTTGCAAAATTGTAAACAGTTTCAACGGGGTTTTTAACCTCATAGTCCTCAACCCAGCCGGTTGAGAAGCATACGTGGAGTAGAATTGCTGGTATGCCATACTTGAATGGAGCATAGAATGTGGTGCCGTTCACCATCATCATGTCACCGGCACCCCATATGTACCCATCCCTTGCAACAAGGCCAAATGGTGGTGTGGCGTTGCCTCCACGGCCATCATAGTGGCCCGCCATGTAGCCACCGTGTCCAGCGTATATCACTGCATCTGCCCCGTACATACCCTTCAGTATGTTCTTGACGGTTGCATTGTTCCTGTAGAGCTCAAGAACCTGGTAACCCCTGTTTTTGAGGGTCGTTGCAACCTTCTTTGCCTCATCATACATGTAAGGGCTGTCGGAGAGGCTATCTGCTACTATGAGTATGTGGGCCTCTGCCACTGGAAATGTGATGACTGATGCGATGATGAGTGCTGTGACTATAAATCCTGATACCCTCATCGTATTCACCGATCAGCTTTATGGCTTCACATAAACTTAAACATATGATGGTATCTTGGTGCTCAGACTCACATACCATGGTATTCGTCAAGTGACTTCACTGTTATTTTTCCCATGCGGACTGCTTCAATGGCATTCAGGGCCGCCCTGGCCCCGGCGAGTGTCGTGACGTAGGGTATTCCCAGTTCAACCGCCATCCTCCTTATGAGGTAGCCGTCATCGGCTGACTGCTTCCCTGATGGTGTGTTTATTATGAGACCAACTTCACCGTTGAGGATGGCGTCCCTGATGTTTGGTGACCCCTGGCTCACCTTCCTCACAACCTCTATATCCGCTATGTCACTGACTGCCCTGGCCGTTCCCCTGGTTGCCATGATCCTGAAGCCGAGTTCATCGGCCTTTTTAACGATATCAGCTATCTTATCCTTGTCCTGGTCCCTGACACTTATGAAGACCTTCCCCTCGTTGAGGAGGTCCATGCTGGCTGAGAGCTGGGACTTGTAGTAGGCTATGCCAAAGTTCTCATCTATTCCCATGGCCTCACCCGTTGATTTCATCTCAGGGCCCAGGACCGAATCTGCTCCAGGTAGCTTTATGAATGGGAATACAGATTCCTTCACAGCAACGTGTTCTATATCCTTCTCCTCTGTGAGGCCAAGGTCCCTGAGCTTCGCACCCATCATGAGCCTCGCAGCCATCTTGGCAAGGGGAACCCCGGTCGCCTTGCTGACAAAGGGCACTGTACGGCTTGCCCTCGGGTTTGCCTCGAGTATGTAGACTGATGGATCTGAGTCTGGCTTTACAGCGTACTGTATGTTTATGAGGCCCACCACCTCAAGTTCAAGGGCCAGTCTCCTTGTGTAATCCTTTATGGTATCAATTATGTCCTCAGGGATGCTCTGTGGTGGTATCACGCACGCCGAATCCCCTGAATGCACTCCTGCCTCCTCTATGTGCTCCATTATACCTCCTATGTAGACGTCGGTGCCGTCGCAGAGTGCATCCACGTCGACCTCTATGGCATCCTCAAGGAACTTGTCCACCAGTATGGGGTGTTCAGGGGATACTCGGACAGCCTCCTTCATGTACTCCTCAAGCTCCACATCATCATAGACTATCTCCATTGCCCTTCCACCCAGCACATAGGAGGGCCTTACGAGTACAGGGTAGCCTATGCGTTCAGCCACGGCCCTTGCATCCTCAAAGGACTTGGCGATTCCGTAGGGTGCCTGGGGTATTCCAAGTTTATTCAGTACCTCAGTGAACCTTTCACGGTCCTCGACCCTGTCTATGCTCTCATGTGGTGTTCCGAGTATCCTCACACCAGCCTCTGCCAGGGGGACCGCCAGGTTTATGGATGTCTGGCCGCCGAACTGGACAACGACGCCCTCAGGTTTCTCCTTCTCGATGATGGAGAGGACGTCCTCGAGGGTGAGGGGCTCGAAGTAGAGCTTATCTGAGATGTCATAGTCTGTACTCACTGTTTCCGGGTTGTTGTTGACCATTATGGTCTCATATCCAGCCTCAGTGAGGGCCATGGCTGCGTGCACACAGCAGTAGTCGAACTCTATCCCCTGACCTATCCTTATTGGACCTGAACCTATGATGAGGACCTTTCTACGGTCTGATACCTCCACCTCATCTTCAAGGTCATAGCAGCCATAGTAGTAGGGTGTCCTGGCCTCAAACTCAGCTGCACATGTATCAACCATCTTGTATACCGGTTTTATATTGTTCTCAAGCCTCAGGGCCCTGATACTGGATTCATCCTTACCTGTGAGGGATGCGAGTCTCGAATCTGAGAAGCCCATCCTCTTGGCCTTGAGGAGTATGCGGGGGTCCTCCAGTGATTCCCTGGTGAGGGATGATTCAAATTCAGCTATGTTGCTTATCTTCTGGAGGAAGAATGGGTCTATCTGTGTCAGCCCATGTATCTCCTCTATGCTCATACCATCCCTGAGGGCTGTGTAGACCTGGAAGAGCCTCTGGTCAGTTGGATTTTCAAGGTCAGCACGTGTGTATGGTGTCTCAGTGAATCCGTCTGCACCGATGTCCAGGGACCTTATGGCCTTGTTGAGGGACTCCTCAAGGGTTCTCCCTATGGCCATGACCTCCCCCGTGGACTTCATCTGAACCCCTATCTCCCTGCTTATCCCCTTGAACTTGTCAAAGGGCCAGCGGGGAATCTTTGTGACCACGTAATCTATTGTGGGCTCGAAGGACGCCGGTGTCTCCTTGGTGATGTCGTTCTGTATCTCATCGAGGGTCATGCCGACGGCTATCTTGGCGGCTATCTTGGCTATGGGGTAACCCGTGGCCTTGGATGCCAGCGCACTGCTCCTGCTGACCCTCGGGTTCACCTCTATGACCTTGTATTCGCCGGTCTCCGGGTGGACAGCGAACTGTATGTTACAGCCACCCTCTATCTTGAGGGCCCTTATGATCTTTATGGCTGCATCCCTCAGCCTCTGGTTGTCCTCGTCGCTGAGGGTCTGGGCAGGTGCAACCACCACGCTTT harbors:
- a CDS encoding sensor histidine kinase, which encodes MSDRDWETLREKIIGFGEKSVRKSYYPRLQESMAELERFRKLLDCTDDAIFLVKIPGGELVDANRSACVRLGYSTRDIPGHVVYDLLPGELHNVFHGILEGDEDRVTMDGRLLKRDGDEVPVEIKVNILDFKGDRYAVLVARDISERLRMESELMKSLREKEVLLSEIHHRVKNNLQIISSLLSLQSHGIDDPSCRSLLSESQDRIRSMALIHEQLYRSGDFSSIEFSSYASRLLKNLKRSYAAGKNIEVSVDTESVKLSLETSIPLGLILSELVTNALKHAFKGRDSGNIIVKFKKDGDYCVLEVRDDGVGFNEEKIRNSASLGFRLVEILTEQLDGSLTYSGENGGLFRIRFRETLYKDRLTN
- a CDS encoding site-2 protease family protein, with protein sequence MVRFNREEVRDILVSMVVIAGVFAYVFSGKNIQTAVVLLPATLITVGLGFVLHEIAHKLMAIRYGFWAEYRLWFEGLLLALVTAYFGFVFAAPGAVYIHGNYIERDVNGKISLAGPLTNIILAIMFLMVSTVLPSPINQVAFLGYAVNSFLALFNLIPLAVLDGAKVFRWNPLIWLLAAAAAFALTFNSMF
- a CDS encoding YcaO-related McrA-glycine thioamidation protein encodes the protein MFRDIPVRYIGCTHRAVRPSETLKAFRDKLSMIGVTRITEITHLDRIGIPVFSAIRPTAEDGAVSIYAGKGATRTQARASAMMEAFERYSAERKPEDETFTAQPEDCDGLDPESLILPGSADLKSELEWINAENLTGDEEVPVPANAVFHPYNPPEGCMSLFRSNTNGLASGNAREEAIFHGLMEVIERDAWSLFEARRGPKVEVDCSGTDNDIISGLLEKFHAAGVEVTLVDLTADTGVATVAAVADDTVLKDPALLTMGVGTHLDPEIAVIRALTEVAQSRATQIHGTREDTVRAEFMRRAGYERMKRLNRHWFSEPEDTITLDDMEDLSTRSFMGDLEITLRKLHEAGLKDVFYVDLTRDVGVPVVRVIVPGLEVFSVDPERVGRRIRSSI
- a CDS encoding TfuA-related McrA-glycine thioamidation protein produces the protein MHGKKIIIFTGPSLSHTEASSILEAEYRPPVRRGDIQEAMKENPDIIGIIDGVFHQSPAVGHREIIDAIRRGVKVVGGASMGALRASELSDLGMVGVGRIFRSYLEGEIESDDDVAVAFNPETLEPLSDSLVSIEFNLKRALRRGVIREDDFRKLMNTARNLFYPLRNYRRILHESGIPDDVKESLRSFLESEGRDLKREDALEVIRHIKRLAYTE
- the larE gene encoding ATP-dependent sacrificial sulfur transferase LarE, with product MDLESKVERVKMALRGERIAVGFSGGADSTALLDMAADVADAVVAFTVDTGVMPRGFIEGASGIARDIGVEHVVLEMNLLDNPEFAKNAADRCFVCKNIIYSSIIREAHNRGLDVVVDGTTASDMFEDRPGVLVNHMLGIKTPLLDAGMKRSDVIEYLRSRGLNYLEETTCLATRIRTDEEITPEIINRVSYAESLIRGFYGYGKVRVRHEGGSAIIEVDEPERLLEAAIIRHLDDELRAVGFSRVLLDITGTRNTGDDAMIYRPCRDAESRIMFEVKLPYSIDIAGTCRELMDREPRCSEKMGVIMLEIGDGNITIFRNGKIVARRVKDQDEAENLLLEVLPHIIREPVS
- a CDS encoding CBS domain-containing protein, yielding MLVREIMSENIHYVTVPGNRATALELMRKKNVSGLPVVKKGTEELVGIITRSDLVENPDEEQIALIMTRNPVTVSPDDDVRVAAERMLENNIRRVPVVDGDRLVGIVTSYDLVAGAIAEMDIQEPVENYMTRNIPTTWDRTPLNVAFEIMRYFKLKVLLALNNRGKLSGVLTETDFINESEVVSESTVHNTSVGTEGDRWSWDSKNVLYVIKNQLRFPDKEVRDVATTDIVTATTSATVTSCAEKMKRRKIEQIPIIDYEGDLVGLARANDLINALIDGND
- a CDS encoding universal stress protein, with the protein product MYSKIPLPTDGSKQANKAAEHAIWIARESGAEIIALTVMETSSLVGLPADDLIIRLREMLEEEASRSLEAVKKLVEESGADIKLTLRTDEGSPADAILRTVEKEGVDLVVMGTSGKHGLDRFLLGSVAEKVVRSAGCPVLVVH
- a CDS encoding amidohydrolase family protein, giving the protein MNMLVVENGTILRGPELTPQRKNLVIEDGIINEITDERVSSDERIDASNLIVCPALINSHVHIGDSVALDVGDGKPLEDIVRPPHGLKHRILESSPPRMLVEAMRNSARDMITHGIGSFIDYREGGPEGVELLREALTDLSISGIVLGRDPVVFDPGASPAEIRRRVRRVLKVSDGFAPSGMGEITDETASIIVEECERAGKLASIHVAEHRESQRRSLEDTGMSEVERALKAGFKLLVHLTNPVRGDLELVREMGASVVLCPRSNGVLSSGIPPIRRMHEMGINLLLGTDNLMFNSPDMLREMEYTLKVTRGCTRSYFPPVEVLRMATSNTSAFTGTGVIEEGFPADLILVEKVSDDPYLSIINRTESKNIIYLIIKGKLVKR
- a CDS encoding PKD domain-containing protein, with product MRVSGFIVTALIIASVITFPVAEAHILIVADSLSDSPYMYDEAKKVATTLKNRGYQVLELYRNNATVKNILKGMYGADAVIYAGHGGYMAGHYDGRGGNATPPFGLVARDGYIWGAGDMMMVNGTTFYAPFKYGIPAILLHVCFSTGWVEDYEVKNPVETVYNFARMFTGAGANYYATAWDGAEIIYDFLNGARNFYEANQQNYEVINQSTLYNGTQVWRNDHGYAAFVGDWNGTFPRFNQTTPYDDAAAEEWYITKNRPTFTGSKPVADFSYAYCGSTSIRTFAFTSTSYDPDGDDLTLKWNFGDGSTATGSNVTHTYAREGYYTVSLTATDPNGLISVKKKTLTVGNPKPDLVVTGTRKSGSTLYIYIRNQGTAAARNFYTRVWYGSYPTKNYRQVYTGTLNPGASITLKTYYRYSRGTVKVDYYNRVAEKSETNNLRRF